The DNA window CGGACGGTATGTCATGTTGTACGGCAACGAGATCGACCGCACGATCCTGGCACGGACTGCCGAACACCCGGAAGGTCCGTGGAGTGCGCCGAAGACACTGCTCGACGCCAGGCAGACCGGCGGCGGGATCTACGCGCCGTACATTCATCCGGTCACCAGTGGCAACGAACTGTACTTCACGGCCTCGCGGTGGTCGGACTACAACGTGCTCCTGTTGAAGACCAATCTCGATCTCCTGAAGTCGTAACACGACGAACCGGACAGTCGATGTGTCGGTGACAACATTCGGCTTCGGAGGGGGGAGACATGAATACTCGTGGACGGCGTCGTTACCGGGCGTGGATCCCGGGTGGTCCCCTGACCCTGTGACGGTGCACTAGAGGATCGTGTATCCGCCGTCTACGAGAACATCGGCACCGTTGATCATCGATGCGCCCGAAGATGCAAGGAACACAGCAACATTGGTGACATCATCGGTCTCGGCGAACCGGCCGACCGGGATACGAGCGCGCAGCGCATCGCCCTTCGGGTTGGACCACGCTTCGCGGCCGAGTGGCGTCATGACAACGGTGGGGGAGATGGTGTTGACGGTGACGCCTCTGCCCGCCCATTCGGCGGCCAGGACCTTGGTCAGGCCGAGTACGCCGAACTTCGACGCGCAGTATGCGGCATGTTCGGAGATGGCGACGGTGGCCGCTTGCGATGCGATGTTGATGATTCGGCCGGACCCTCGGGCGAGCATCGTGCGGCCGAATTCCTGGCACATCAGAAACGTGCCGGTCAGGTTGACGTCCATCGTCAGGTTCCAGAACTCGTCCGACAGGTCTTCCGCCGGGCCGAGTCGAGCGACCCCGGCAGAGTTGACCAGGACGTCCACTCTGCCCAGGTCCTCGATCACCGAGCTGACCGCCCGCGAGACGGACGTGCGGTTCGCGACGTCGCACGCCACGCTTCGCGCACCGATGTCTGCGGCGACCGACGCAGCCGCGTCGCCGTCACGATCGACGAGCACCACCTCGGCGCCCTGCGCGACGTAGGCCGCGCCGATCGCCGCGCCGATACCCGATGCACCACCGGAGACAACGGCAACCAATCCGTCGAACGACAGATCTACGGGCGGAGGTACTGCGGTCATTGAAGTGGCCTTTCCGGTGGTGAATGGAGTTCGGGGCGGAACGGGCCGAGGTGGGCACCGTTCCGCCCCGAAGTGTGTGCGGTTGCGGTAACTACTGTCCGGGGATTCCCTCGTTGGCGATGTCGCCCGTTTCGAGGTTCGCCGCCGTCAGGTCGACGAGTCCGTCGAGGAATTCCTGACGGTTGGTCACGACGTGCTCGATGGCGACATCGACGTTCTCGGACGTGATCGCGGGCATCACGTAGACAGGATCGGTGTCGACCTCTTCACCCTTGGCGATCTTGTTGGCCACTGCGAGGCCGGCGGAGAGTTCGACGGTTCCGTTCTGCAGCGACGTGCCGATGAACTCACCGCTCTTGACCGCGTTCAGGCCGTCCTCGATACCGTCGATGCCGACGATCGGGACGTCGGTGCGCCCGGCTTCCTTCAGTGCCTGCAGTGCGCCGAGGCCCATGTCGTCGTTCTGCGCGACGACGCCGTCGATCTGATCGCCGAAGCTGGAGAGCCAGTTCTTGGCCTTGTTGACCGCTTCGTCACGCTTCCAGTTGGCGGTGTCCTTGGCGAGGACCTTGATGTCCGGGTAGTTCGCAAGTACCTGGTCGATGCCTGCGCCGCGGTTGATTTCGCCTGATCCGCCGAGCGGGCCCTGCAGGATGACGATGTTGCCGCGACCGCCGAGGCGGTCCGCCATCATCTGCATTTCCTGCGCGCCTGCCGCGACGTCGTCGGGCTGAACGTTCCCTGAAATCTGGTCGGTCTCGAGCGCCGCGTTCACAGCGATGACGGGAATGCCCTTGTCCTTCGCGGACTGTACCTGTGGTGCGAGCGAATCAGCCTGTGCAGGAACGACGATGATCGCATCGACACCCTGGTTGATGAGAGAGTCGACCTGGCCGGCCTGGACCGACACGTCGTTTCCGGCGGAGTTCCACAGCAGTTCGATGTTGTTCGCCGCAGCGTAGGTCTCCATGCCTTCTTTGCCTGCGGTGATGAACGAGCTCATGTCGTACACGGTGACGCCGATGCGCGTCTTGCCGTCCTGTGCGCTGGTATCGCCTGCGCCGCAAGCGGTGACACCGACGGTGAGCAGGCCTGCGGCCGCCACGGTCAGCATCTTGGAAGCAAACTTCATTGTCATCTCCGGATCGGTGGGGTGGGTTCTGGGTAGGTCTTTTCGGGGCGATCAGACTCTTCGTTTGGACGACCAGACGTCGACCGAGACTGCGGCGACGATCAGAACTCCTTTGATGACGTCCTGCCAGTAGGCGGGAACGACGAGGAGGTCCAGACCGTTGTTGAGCGTTTGAATCATGAACAGGCCGAGTGCAGTACCCCAGATGGTGCCGCGCCCGCCCATCAGGCTTGCGCCGCCGATGACGACTGCGGCGATGGCGTCGAGTTCGTATCCCTGGCCCAGATTGGGAGGGCCTGAGATGACACGTGATGCCAGCATGACCCCGGACAGGCCTGCGAGCAGACCGGACAGAGCGTAGACACTGAACAGCACGTTCTTGGCGTTGATTCCGGCGATCTCGGCTGCGGTTCGATTGCCGCCCACGGCGTAGACCCGCATGCCGTACGCGGTTCGCTTCATCACCACGGCCAGCACGACGATGCCGATGATCATCACGAGAACCGGAATCTGAAGGCCGAAAATCTTGGTGTTGGCGATCTGGCCGAACTCTGCCGGAAGGCCGTTGATCGGAGCGCCGCCGCCGATCACATACGCGAAACCTGAACCGGCTGTGAGCATACCGAGAGTTGCGATGAAAGGTGGCACATTGATGCGAGATACCAGAAATCCGTTGATGCACCCTGCCGCGAGTCCGACGGCCATGGCGATGAGCACCGTCATCCAGATCTGACCGGGGTTCGCTTTCGCCACTGCAGCCGATGCCATTGCCGAGACTGCGATGACGCTACCGACCGAGAGGTCGATGCCGCCGGTGAGGATGACGAGGGTCTGGCCGAGAGCGATGAGCGCAAACGGGGCCGCAGCGACGAGAATCGTCTGCAAGTTGTCCACGGTGCCGAAACGCGCACTGCGGTAGGAGAAGTACGCGATCACCAGGAGCATCACGATGACCATCGAATAGCGCAATGCCAGGGCTCCCGCCCAGGCGCTGGAGAACCGGCGTACCGGCTCTCCGGTAGTGGCCGAGACGGACGTCTTCTCGTCCGGATCAGCGACGGGTGCTGTCACTGTGGTGCCTCCTCGAGTGACGACCGCTTCTCGGTCGTGGGGGTTGTGGACGATGACTGCTCGCTTCGCGTGTCGAGGGCGGTCGCGAGGCGGAAC is part of the Rhodococcus sovatensis genome and encodes:
- a CDS encoding substrate-binding domain-containing protein, translating into MKFASKMLTVAAAGLLTVGVTACGAGDTSAQDGKTRIGVTVYDMSSFITAGKEGMETYAAANNIELLWNSAGNDVSVQAGQVDSLINQGVDAIIVVPAQADSLAPQVQSAKDKGIPVIAVNAALETDQISGNVQPDDVAAGAQEMQMMADRLGGRGNIVILQGPLGGSGEINRGAGIDQVLANYPDIKVLAKDTANWKRDEAVNKAKNWLSSFGDQIDGVVAQNDDMGLGALQALKEAGRTDVPIVGIDGIEDGLNAVKSGEFIGTSLQNGTVELSAGLAVANKIAKGEEVDTDPVYVMPAITSENVDVAIEHVVTNRQEFLDGLVDLTAANLETGDIANEGIPGQ
- a CDS encoding ABC transporter permease, which gives rise to MTAPVADPDEKTSVSATTGEPVRRFSSAWAGALALRYSMVIVMLLVIAYFSYRSARFGTVDNLQTILVAAAPFALIALGQTLVILTGGIDLSVGSVIAVSAMASAAVAKANPGQIWMTVLIAMAVGLAAGCINGFLVSRINVPPFIATLGMLTAGSGFAYVIGGGAPINGLPAEFGQIANTKIFGLQIPVLVMIIGIVVLAVVMKRTAYGMRVYAVGGNRTAAEIAGINAKNVLFSVYALSGLLAGLSGVMLASRVISGPPNLGQGYELDAIAAVVIGGASLMGGRGTIWGTALGLFMIQTLNNGLDLLVVPAYWQDVIKGVLIVAAVSVDVWSSKRRV
- a CDS encoding GolD/DthD family dehydrogenase, translating into MTAVPPPVDLSFDGLVAVVSGGASGIGAAIGAAYVAQGAEVVLVDRDGDAAASVAADIGARSVACDVANRTSVSRAVSSVIEDLGRVDVLVNSAGVARLGPAEDLSDEFWNLTMDVNLTGTFLMCQEFGRTMLARGSGRIINIASQAATVAISEHAAYCASKFGVLGLTKVLAAEWAGRGVTVNTISPTVVMTPLGREAWSNPKGDALRARIPVGRFAETDDVTNVAVFLASSGASMINGADVLVDGGYTIL